In one Tessaracoccus palaemonis genomic region, the following are encoded:
- the idi gene encoding isopentenyl-diphosphate Delta-isomerase, which yields MEKISSPPGADEVVVLLHEDGQPSGTALKSEVHDTSTPLHLAFSCYLLDPQGRVLVTRRALTKRTWPGVWTNSFCGHPAPGESLTDALARRAREELGAEVEDPRLALPDFRYRAVDATGIVENEICPVFVARLTSPLSPQPAEVMDIAWVAPLDLAAAVDAAGFAFSPWLRLQLPPLVARGSLLPRSET from the coding sequence ATGGAGAAGATCAGTTCCCCCCCTGGTGCCGATGAGGTGGTCGTGCTCCTCCACGAGGACGGGCAGCCGAGCGGGACAGCACTCAAGAGCGAAGTCCACGACACTTCGACGCCTTTGCATCTGGCCTTCTCCTGCTACCTCCTCGATCCTCAGGGCAGAGTGCTGGTCACCCGCAGGGCGCTGACGAAGAGGACCTGGCCGGGGGTCTGGACGAACAGCTTCTGCGGCCATCCCGCACCTGGCGAGTCCCTGACCGACGCCTTGGCGCGACGGGCCCGCGAGGAGCTCGGAGCCGAGGTCGAAGATCCCCGGCTTGCCCTGCCGGACTTCCGTTACCGCGCGGTCGACGCAACAGGGATCGTCGAGAACGAGATCTGCCCGGTGTTCGTGGCCCGTCTCACCTCGCCGCTCTCCCCCCAGCCGGCAGAGGTGATGGACATCGCCTGGGTGGCCCCGCTGGACCTGGCGGCGGCGGTCGACGCCGCGGGCTTCGCTTTCAGCCCATGGCTCCGGCTGCAGCTTCCCCCTCTCGTGGCCCGTGGTTCGCTGCTCCCGAGGTCCGAGACGTGA
- a CDS encoding MarR family winged helix-turn-helix transcriptional regulator — MSDPSGALVDRTQLTADDVAQVDEVMSALVELRAAETRLAEESSRYMKLGSTDMQAIHFLIAGRHRGQDVTAGAVAAHLEISSASTTKLLDRLERAGHIRREPHPADRRSVVIRLEESTYASAMDTVGRQQSRRVRAVTMLTPEERDAVVRFLRQMASDLADFDGFGEG; from the coding sequence GTGAGTGACCCCAGCGGAGCGCTCGTTGACAGAACGCAGCTGACCGCCGACGACGTCGCCCAGGTCGATGAGGTGATGAGCGCGCTCGTGGAGCTTCGCGCCGCCGAGACGCGGCTGGCAGAGGAGTCCAGCCGCTACATGAAGCTCGGATCCACCGATATGCAGGCCATCCACTTCCTGATCGCCGGCCGACACAGGGGCCAGGATGTGACGGCGGGTGCGGTCGCGGCCCACCTCGAGATCTCGAGCGCGTCCACCACCAAGCTGCTCGACCGTCTTGAGCGGGCTGGGCACATCAGACGAGAGCCGCACCCGGCGGACAGGCGGTCCGTCGTGATCCGCCTGGAGGAGTCCACCTACGCCTCGGCCATGGACACCGTCGGCCGGCAGCAGTCGCGTCGTGTCCGCGCTGTCACGATGCTCACCCCTGAGGAGCGGGACGCCGTCGTCAGGTTCCTGCGGCAGATGGCCTCTGATCTCGCCGACTTCGACGGTTTCGGCGAAGGGTGA
- a CDS encoding cytochrome P450 yields MTGTSVWTATTMRAARQVLRGPVTQAGFTAEYIPRGFLRHHPVLISDGDTHDDQRRALGRLFTRDVVRARYESHMRDAVARWLDDVPAGAVVRADRLALHYAVDVTRRVVGLTESSVTGMSRRLEAFFRQPPLDMTRDDLGRTRRQWAQAALNGLVPIAVFQVADVAPAVRARRRTPREDVVSHLIERGYTDADILVECVTYGTAGMVTTREFIALALWRLLDDPGLRQRYDDADRAGRLALLYAIIRDEPVVAHLYRRVREPVTVDRAGELAPGTLVDIDVTAANADDAERTAGEAGLSFGAGPHRCPGQHLAMMETEVLLTALLRRNPVAVTAPRILWHDLVAGYQVREFDVRLEA; encoded by the coding sequence ATGACCGGCACCTCCGTCTGGACGGCGACCACGATGAGGGCAGCCCGCCAGGTACTGCGCGGCCCTGTGACGCAGGCGGGTTTCACCGCCGAGTACATCCCGCGCGGCTTCCTGCGACACCATCCCGTGCTCATCTCCGACGGCGACACGCACGACGACCAGCGCAGGGCGCTGGGGCGGCTGTTCACGCGCGACGTCGTGCGCGCACGGTACGAGAGCCATATGCGCGACGCCGTCGCCCGCTGGCTCGACGACGTCCCCGCGGGCGCTGTCGTCCGGGCGGACCGGCTCGCGCTGCACTACGCCGTCGACGTGACCCGACGGGTCGTCGGGCTGACGGAGTCGTCGGTGACGGGGATGTCGAGGCGGCTGGAGGCCTTCTTCCGGCAGCCACCGCTCGACATGACCCGCGACGACCTCGGCCGCACCCGACGCCAGTGGGCGCAGGCTGCGCTCAACGGGCTGGTCCCGATCGCGGTGTTCCAGGTCGCCGATGTCGCCCCCGCCGTCCGGGCGCGACGCCGGACGCCGCGCGAAGACGTCGTCAGCCACCTGATCGAGCGCGGCTACACCGACGCCGACATCCTCGTCGAGTGCGTCACCTACGGGACGGCCGGCATGGTCACAACGCGCGAGTTCATCGCGTTGGCCCTGTGGCGGCTGCTCGACGACCCCGGCCTCCGGCAGCGCTACGACGACGCCGACCGGGCCGGGCGACTGGCCCTGCTGTACGCGATCATCCGCGATGAGCCCGTCGTCGCGCACCTGTACCGGCGGGTCAGGGAACCGGTCACCGTCGACCGTGCCGGCGAGCTAGCGCCCGGGACGCTGGTCGATATCGACGTGACCGCGGCGAACGCCGACGACGCGGAACGGACTGCCGGGGAGGCCGGGCTGAGCTTCGGCGCCGGGCCCCACCGCTGCCCCGGGCAGCACCTGGCGATGATGGAGACCGAGGTCCTGCTGACGGCCCTCCTGCGGCGCAACCCCGTCGCCGTGACCGCGCCGCGGATCCTGTGGCACGACCTGGTCGCCGGCTACCAGGTGCGCGAGTTCGACGTCCGGCTGGAGGCCTGA
- a CDS encoding polyprenyl synthetase family protein yields the protein MSALAREEALTTRQAVGERLEAFFDARSRHAGAYDRHFRQLWDLAYECAFGGKLVRPVLLIDMYDALSNTPDPDVHEKLLDLGAAVELLHFAFLLHDDVIDGDVQRRGRPNLVGSLLADAPPGVDPEAAAHWARSGAILMGDLVLAGMHQLVARVDLPLAQRSRVLDLIDFTITETVAGEYADVSMGDGILSGALPRVLSTTLRKTATYTFELPLRVAATMAGASTATEETLAAVGRQLGLAFQLQDDLLSTFGIAREHGKDRYSDLREGKQTAIIAFARHTDAWQRLEPLLGNPDLSPAQGALASHLLSECGARAFVEQLVDERYTEVGTLLSDGPVPPRAADLIRSLAGQLRDRRS from the coding sequence GTGAGCGCCCTGGCCCGCGAAGAGGCGCTCACGACGAGACAGGCCGTCGGGGAGCGTCTCGAGGCCTTCTTCGACGCCCGCTCGCGGCATGCCGGCGCCTACGACCGCCACTTCCGGCAGCTGTGGGACCTGGCCTACGAATGTGCCTTCGGCGGCAAGCTCGTCAGGCCGGTGCTGCTGATCGACATGTACGACGCGCTCTCCAACACACCGGATCCGGATGTGCACGAGAAGCTCCTGGACCTGGGGGCCGCCGTCGAGCTGCTGCACTTCGCGTTCCTGCTCCACGACGACGTCATCGACGGCGACGTGCAGCGCCGCGGACGCCCCAACCTGGTGGGCTCCCTCCTGGCCGACGCGCCCCCGGGCGTCGATCCGGAGGCCGCGGCCCACTGGGCCCGCAGCGGGGCGATCCTGATGGGCGACCTGGTCCTGGCCGGCATGCACCAGCTCGTGGCCCGCGTCGACCTGCCCCTCGCCCAGCGCTCCCGAGTGCTCGACCTGATCGACTTCACCATCACGGAGACCGTCGCCGGCGAGTACGCCGACGTGTCGATGGGCGACGGGATCCTCTCCGGCGCGCTGCCCCGGGTGCTCAGCACCACTCTGCGGAAGACGGCGACCTACACCTTCGAGCTGCCGTTGCGCGTCGCGGCGACGATGGCGGGGGCGTCCACGGCGACGGAGGAGACTCTGGCCGCGGTCGGCAGGCAGCTCGGGCTGGCCTTCCAGCTGCAGGACGACCTGCTCTCGACCTTCGGGATAGCCCGCGAGCACGGCAAGGACCGCTACTCCGACCTCCGAGAGGGAAAGCAGACCGCGATCATCGCGTTCGCCCGCCACACCGACGCCTGGCAGCGCCTCGAGCCGCTGCTCGGGAACCCTGACCTGTCACCGGCCCAGGGCGCCCTGGCCTCGCACCTGCTGTCCGAGTGCGGGGCGCGGGCCTTCGTCGAGCAGCTCGTGGACGAGCGTTACACCGAGGTCGGCACCTTGTTGAGCGACGGGCCGGTCCCGCCGCGCGCGGCGGACCTGATCCGCTCGCTGGCAGGGCAGCTCAGGGATCGCCGGTCATGA
- a CDS encoding phytoene/squalene synthase family protein — protein MSAGALQRYTETAERAAAEVIDSYSTSFTLATRLLGARHRRHIRNIYALVRVADELVDGVTAEADLDPAQQAAALDRLIDETRSALLTGYSSDLVVHAFASTAHECGIDWPLVDPFFASMRSDLVTAGASVGYDDAAHAEYVHGSAEVVGLMCLRVFTRSSALSPDEVARLDAGASALGAAFQNVNFLRDLADDTGRLGRNYLADAPRLTQADVDRWVATIRGELATAAAVIPALPRDARAAVRAAAYLFAALTDRVEAAGVERLYRSRVRVPGPLKAWLAARAWLRTRLEPGR, from the coding sequence ATGAGCGCCGGCGCACTGCAGCGGTACACGGAGACGGCCGAACGCGCCGCGGCGGAGGTCATCGACAGCTACTCGACCTCGTTCACTCTGGCGACGCGGCTCCTCGGCGCCCGGCACCGTCGTCACATCCGCAACATCTACGCGCTCGTGCGGGTGGCGGACGAGCTGGTCGACGGGGTGACCGCGGAGGCCGACCTCGACCCCGCCCAGCAGGCCGCGGCCCTCGACCGGCTGATCGACGAGACGCGCAGCGCGCTGCTCACGGGCTACAGCAGCGACCTCGTGGTGCACGCCTTCGCCTCGACGGCACACGAGTGCGGGATCGACTGGCCGCTCGTCGACCCGTTCTTCGCGTCGATGCGCTCGGATCTCGTCACGGCGGGGGCGAGCGTCGGCTACGACGACGCCGCCCATGCCGAGTACGTGCACGGCTCGGCCGAGGTCGTCGGGCTGATGTGTCTGCGGGTCTTCACGCGGTCCTCGGCGCTCAGCCCCGACGAGGTCGCCCGGCTGGACGCCGGTGCGAGCGCGCTCGGCGCCGCCTTCCAGAACGTGAACTTCCTGCGCGACCTCGCCGACGACACCGGCCGCCTCGGCCGGAACTACCTCGCGGACGCTCCGCGGCTGACCCAGGCCGACGTCGACCGGTGGGTCGCCACGATCCGCGGCGAGCTGGCGACCGCGGCCGCCGTCATCCCCGCGCTGCCCCGCGACGCGCGGGCCGCCGTCCGCGCGGCCGCCTACCTGTTCGCGGCGCTGACCGACCGGGTCGAGGCAGCCGGCGTCGAGCGCCTCTACCGCTCCCGCGTGCGCGTGCCCGGCCCGCTCAAGGCGTGGCTCGCCGCGAGGGCCTGGCTCAGGACCCGGCTGGAGCCCGGGCGGTGA
- a CDS encoding HEAT repeat domain-containing protein produces the protein MTNTTLETMFTALRNPEGSTRRQAALALGASRDDSVVPVLLAQLRVEYDPHVIEDITWALVQHAEAARGDLAQMLTDDDPARRRTAAHILSKVADPADFDAVVPLVADEDADVAIKAYRAAANTGGTRALTALVARLGDGELLQRDALSNAFAAIGAASVAPLTSALTDGSPAAREHAAEALGHLGAPEADPAADALERAAGDDDPTVRLAAVSALGQLGGAAGEALGRLAGGADALTAQVATRLLAGRVQA, from the coding sequence ATGACGAACACCACGCTGGAGACCATGTTCACCGCCCTCCGCAACCCCGAGGGCTCCACCCGTCGGCAGGCTGCGCTCGCGCTGGGCGCCAGCCGTGACGACTCCGTCGTCCCCGTGCTGCTGGCGCAGCTGCGCGTCGAGTACGACCCCCACGTCATCGAGGACATCACCTGGGCCCTGGTGCAGCACGCCGAGGCGGCCCGCGGCGATCTCGCCCAGATGCTCACCGACGACGACCCGGCCCGCCGCCGCACCGCCGCCCACATCCTGAGCAAGGTGGCAGACCCCGCCGACTTCGACGCGGTCGTGCCGCTCGTGGCTGACGAGGATGCGGACGTGGCCATCAAGGCGTACCGCGCCGCGGCCAACACCGGCGGCACGCGGGCGCTGACCGCGCTCGTCGCGCGGCTGGGCGACGGGGAGCTGCTGCAGCGCGACGCGCTGAGCAATGCCTTCGCCGCGATCGGCGCGGCCTCGGTCGCGCCGCTGACCTCGGCGCTGACCGACGGCAGCCCCGCCGCGCGTGAGCACGCCGCTGAGGCGCTCGGTCACCTGGGGGCACCCGAGGCCGACCCGGCCGCCGATGCTCTCGAGCGCGCCGCCGGCGACGACGATCCGACCGTGCGGCTGGCCGCCGTCTCTGCGCTCGGTCAGCTGGGTGGCGCCGCCGGCGAGGCCCTCGGCCGTCTGGCCGGCGGCGCGGATGCGCTCACCGCGCAGGTCGCGACGCGGCTGCTCGCGGGCCGCGTTCAGGCCTGA
- the radA gene encoding DNA repair protein RadA: MAKNQDSYQCTECGWTSTRWVGRCGECQAWGTVVERGAPKLKSVASSTPTDRAMPISQVPSDSARRKPTTIAELDRVLGGGLVPGAVVLLAGEPGVGKSTLLLDVAAKWARTGATTLYISGEESASQVKLRAERTGTVADTLYLASENDLGTVLGHIEQVHPTLLVLDSVQTITTAEADGAAGGPTQVKEITGALARIAKRESMAVIIVGHVTKDGGIAGPRTLEHLVDVVLGFDGDRHSGFRMVRATKNRFGPADEVGCFEMSETGIVEVTDPSGLFMTSHADPTPGTCVTVTLQGRRPLLAEIQALATDAAGNPRRATHGLEGSRIAMVMAVLDRGLGLKLSSKDVYASTVGGAKVADPSADLAAAVAIASACTGVPPLERTVALGEVGLAGDLRRVPGVERRLVEAARLGFQLAIIPSGSRDVTQKVPALGRMRVVEVPTLAEALTRIGLAG, translated from the coding sequence GTGGCGAAGAACCAGGACTCCTACCAGTGCACCGAGTGCGGCTGGACCAGCACGCGCTGGGTCGGCCGCTGCGGCGAGTGCCAGGCGTGGGGAACGGTCGTCGAGCGGGGCGCGCCGAAGCTGAAGTCGGTCGCGTCGTCGACGCCGACGGATCGGGCGATGCCCATCTCGCAGGTGCCGTCGGACTCCGCCCGGCGCAAGCCCACCACCATCGCGGAACTCGACCGCGTGCTGGGCGGAGGTCTGGTGCCCGGCGCCGTGGTGCTGCTCGCAGGCGAGCCCGGCGTCGGCAAGTCGACGCTGCTGCTGGACGTCGCCGCGAAGTGGGCCCGAACAGGAGCGACGACGCTCTACATCTCGGGCGAGGAATCGGCCTCACAGGTGAAGTTGCGGGCCGAGCGCACCGGGACGGTAGCCGACACCCTCTACCTGGCCTCCGAGAACGACCTCGGCACCGTGCTCGGGCACATCGAGCAGGTGCACCCCACACTGCTCGTGCTGGACTCCGTGCAGACCATCACCACCGCCGAGGCCGATGGCGCAGCCGGCGGCCCGACGCAGGTCAAGGAGATCACGGGCGCACTGGCCAGGATCGCCAAGCGGGAGTCGATGGCGGTCATCATCGTCGGACACGTCACCAAGGACGGCGGCATCGCAGGCCCCCGCACGCTGGAGCACCTGGTCGATGTGGTCCTGGGCTTCGACGGGGACCGGCACTCCGGGTTCCGCATGGTGCGGGCAACCAAGAACCGGTTCGGCCCGGCCGATGAGGTCGGCTGCTTCGAGATGAGCGAGACGGGCATCGTCGAGGTGACCGACCCCTCCGGCCTGTTCATGACCTCACACGCCGACCCCACCCCCGGCACGTGCGTCACCGTCACCCTCCAGGGGCGGCGTCCCCTGCTGGCCGAGATCCAGGCCCTGGCCACCGACGCCGCCGGGAACCCGCGGCGCGCGACGCACGGGCTCGAGGGCTCCCGCATCGCGATGGTGATGGCCGTGCTCGATCGTGGGCTCGGGCTGAAACTGTCCTCGAAGGATGTCTACGCATCGACGGTCGGCGGGGCCAAGGTCGCCGACCCCTCTGCGGATCTGGCCGCCGCCGTCGCCATCGCCTCAGCGTGCACGGGAGTGCCCCCTCTCGAGCGGACCGTCGCCCTGGGAGAGGTGGGTCTCGCCGGCGATCTGCGCCGCGTCCCCGGCGTGGAGCGCCGCCTGGTCGAGGCCGCCCGGCTGGGCTTCCAGTTGGCCATCATCCCCTCCGGATCACGCGATGTGACCCAGAAGGTGCCGGCCCTCGGCCGGATGCGGGTGGTGGAGGTGCCGACGCTGGCCGAGGCGCTCACACGCATCGGTCTGGCGGGATGA
- a CDS encoding HEAT repeat domain-containing protein, with protein MTEGGFLRIGELARRAGLTQRTLRHYDAIGLLRPSGRSWADYRLYSRADVGRLLAISQLKSLGLSLAEIGRALDEGTEPAELLARHAELLERRIAAEQELLARLRFLQRTDDADWDEVLESIELAERLHHPDAAVRFGAALDGSGRAPVDELIALLTDKDPSVREGATWALTHRDGVLPLLVRELGSGTAEARHALAHVLGKLRDPAGTPQLVGLLSDADERTAAKAAFSLAQLGGPDAVTALVGALGDDRQRVRDEATLAVARVAGARAALESATRDGHALVREHAAEALGILGDPASVPTLAVALRDDSPAVRFAALVALGDLPGDDAGRAIEGAVDSPDERARTLALRLLADRQA; from the coding sequence ATGACCGAGGGCGGGTTCCTGCGGATCGGCGAGCTGGCTCGCCGCGCCGGCCTCACGCAGCGCACGCTGCGCCACTACGACGCCATCGGCCTGCTCAGGCCCAGCGGGCGCAGCTGGGCCGACTACCGCCTCTACTCGCGCGCCGACGTCGGCCGGCTGCTGGCCATCTCGCAGCTCAAGTCGCTCGGGCTGTCGCTGGCGGAGATCGGGAGGGCCCTCGACGAGGGGACCGAGCCCGCCGAGCTGCTGGCCCGGCACGCTGAGCTGCTGGAGCGGCGCATCGCCGCGGAGCAGGAGTTGCTCGCCCGGCTGCGGTTCCTGCAACGCACCGACGACGCCGACTGGGACGAGGTCCTGGAGTCGATCGAGCTCGCGGAGCGCCTGCACCACCCGGACGCCGCGGTGCGGTTCGGGGCGGCGCTCGACGGCTCGGGCCGCGCGCCCGTCGACGAGCTGATCGCACTGCTGACGGACAAGGATCCGTCGGTCCGCGAGGGCGCCACGTGGGCGCTGACGCATCGGGACGGAGTGCTGCCGCTGCTGGTCCGCGAGCTGGGATCGGGGACGGCGGAGGCACGGCACGCGCTGGCCCACGTCCTCGGCAAACTGCGCGATCCGGCTGGGACGCCTCAGCTGGTCGGCCTGCTCTCCGACGCGGACGAGCGCACCGCCGCCAAGGCGGCCTTCAGCCTGGCACAGCTCGGCGGCCCCGACGCGGTGACCGCCCTGGTAGGCGCGCTGGGCGACGACCGGCAGCGCGTGCGCGACGAGGCGACGCTGGCCGTCGCCCGTGTGGCGGGGGCCCGCGCCGCCCTTGAAAGTGCGACGCGGGACGGCCACGCGCTGGTGAGGGAGCACGCCGCGGAGGCCCTCGGCATCCTGGGTGACCCGGCCTCCGTGCCCACGCTCGCCGTCGCGCTGCGCGACGACTCACCCGCGGTGCGTTTCGCCGCCCTGGTTGCCCTGGGCGACCTGCCGGGGGACGACGCCGGGCGCGCCATCGAGGGAGCTGTGGACTCCCCCGACGAACGCGCCCGAACTCTGGCTCTCAGGCTGCTTGCCGACCGTCAGGCCTGA
- a CDS encoding FAD-dependent oxidoreductase, with protein MTPGRDPRAVRHPGPTGLYRSTVERHVCVVGGGIAGLAAATVLAERGVRVTLLESGERLGGRVSAWPVSEGRTMSRGFHAFFRQYYNLRSLLRRTDPALARLIPVDDYPLQRPDGTRDSFAGIPRTPPWSLLGFVARSEAFTARSLSRVDVGAALELLRVGFPDTYLRYEGESAAEFLDRLRFPPGARDLALEVFARSFFADPHDFAAGELVAMFHTYFVGSAEGLLFDVPDEDYDTALWAPLGRLLVDLGADVRTTTSAEAIELTGGGAHVRIAGGEAVDCDAVVLAADPRSARDLIAGLSASPEPAGLDAWRADAAATGNAPPFLVVRLWLDGPVDAAREAFVGTSGYGPLDNVTVLERFEDGAARWAAAHGGSVVELHAYACPPEVLQDTAALDALVADLVDQLHRIYPETAQCAATSTEVLLRDDCAVMPPTGWSRRPGISTPFESLVLAGDWVRTGLPVALMERAATTGFEAANHLLGRWGVAGQDVWTVPMRGLLTLRRNRRSRRDQRPSAAGT; from the coding sequence GTGACGCCGGGCCGCGACCCGCGCGCAGTCCGCCACCCCGGCCCGACGGGGCTCTACCGCAGCACGGTCGAGCGCCACGTGTGCGTCGTCGGCGGCGGCATAGCCGGACTGGCCGCGGCGACGGTGCTCGCCGAGCGCGGGGTGCGCGTCACCCTGCTGGAGTCCGGCGAGCGGCTGGGCGGCCGCGTGTCGGCCTGGCCCGTGAGTGAAGGCCGGACCATGAGCCGCGGGTTCCACGCGTTCTTCCGCCAGTACTACAACCTGCGCTCGCTGCTGCGCCGCACCGACCCGGCCCTCGCCCGGCTCATACCCGTCGACGACTACCCCCTCCAGCGGCCGGACGGGACCCGCGACTCCTTCGCCGGCATCCCCCGCACTCCCCCCTGGAGCCTGCTCGGCTTCGTGGCCCGCTCCGAGGCGTTCACCGCCCGCTCACTCTCGCGCGTCGACGTGGGCGCCGCCCTCGAGCTGCTACGCGTCGGCTTCCCCGACACGTACCTGCGCTACGAGGGTGAGTCCGCGGCCGAGTTCCTCGACCGGCTGCGCTTCCCGCCCGGCGCCAGGGACCTGGCGCTGGAGGTGTTCGCGAGGTCCTTCTTCGCCGACCCGCACGACTTCGCGGCCGGGGAACTGGTCGCCATGTTCCACACCTACTTCGTCGGGTCCGCCGAAGGGCTGCTGTTCGACGTTCCCGACGAGGACTACGACACCGCGCTGTGGGCACCGCTGGGCCGCCTGCTCGTCGACCTCGGCGCCGACGTCCGCACCACCACCTCCGCCGAGGCGATCGAGCTGACCGGCGGGGGCGCGCACGTGAGGATCGCGGGCGGCGAGGCTGTCGACTGCGATGCCGTCGTGCTGGCCGCGGACCCGCGCTCCGCCAGGGACCTGATCGCCGGCCTGTCGGCCTCTCCCGAACCCGCGGGCCTCGACGCCTGGCGCGCCGACGCCGCCGCCACCGGCAACGCCCCGCCGTTCCTCGTCGTTCGGCTGTGGCTCGACGGCCCCGTCGATGCCGCTCGCGAGGCCTTCGTCGGCACCAGCGGCTACGGCCCCCTCGACAACGTGACCGTGCTGGAGCGCTTCGAGGACGGCGCCGCCCGGTGGGCCGCCGCGCACGGCGGCTCGGTGGTCGAGTTGCACGCGTACGCCTGCCCACCAGAGGTTCTGCAGGACACCGCCGCCCTCGATGCCCTGGTGGCCGACCTCGTCGACCAGCTCCACCGCATCTACCCGGAGACCGCGCAATGCGCCGCCACCTCGACCGAGGTGCTGCTCCGCGACGACTGCGCCGTGATGCCCCCGACGGGGTGGTCGCGCCGGCCCGGCATCTCCACGCCGTTCGAGTCCCTGGTGTTGGCGGGTGACTGGGTGCGCACGGGGCTACCTGTCGCCCTGATGGAACGCGCCGCGACGACGGGCTTCGAGGCGGCCAACCACCTGCTCGGCCGGTGGGGAGTGGCTGGTCAGGACGTGTGGACCGTGCCCATGCGGGGCCTGCTCACCCTTCGCCGAAACCGTCGAAGTCGGCGAGATCAGAGGCCATCTGCCGCAGGAACCTGA
- the crtI gene encoding phytoene desaturase family protein, translating to MTRTVVIGAGVAGLATAALLAAEGHDVEVLERGHEVGGRAGSLTRDGFRFDTGPSWFLMPEVFDRFFALLGTSTEEQLDLCLLDPGYRIFPEPGGGEPFTVPLGEQRVLEAFEARSPGSAEELRRYLVSAREASALATDHFLYNPFTDPTTLTHRDILRRAPRLARLLATSLESFVAARFRDPVLRQALGYPAVFLGTSPADAPAIYHLMSALDLGDGVAYPMGGFHELVNRLHDLAVGAGARITTGAEVTHIETMTGGRRHRAQAVTWRDTDGAPRRSATDVVVSAADLHHTETRLLDPAARSYPESWWRRRTSGPGAVLVLLGVEGQLPQLPHHSLFFARDWGTNFDAIFGRSPHVPDPASMYVCRPSATDPGVAPPGHENLFVLVPVPADVTLGHGGPDGTGSPAVEATANAAIARIAEWAGIDDLADRIVLRHTIGPGDFADSYNSWMGGMLGPAHILSQSAMFRAGNRSKRVENLFYAGGTTSPGVGVPMCLISAELVLKHLRGDRTAGPLPRPTGVRA from the coding sequence GTGACCCGCACCGTCGTCATCGGGGCGGGGGTCGCGGGCCTGGCCACCGCCGCCCTGCTCGCCGCCGAGGGACACGACGTGGAGGTGCTGGAGCGGGGCCACGAGGTCGGCGGCCGCGCGGGCTCGCTGACCCGCGATGGGTTCCGCTTCGACACCGGCCCGTCCTGGTTCCTCATGCCGGAGGTGTTCGACCGCTTCTTCGCGCTGCTGGGCACCTCGACCGAGGAGCAGCTCGACCTGTGCCTCCTCGACCCCGGCTACCGCATCTTCCCTGAGCCCGGCGGCGGCGAGCCGTTCACCGTGCCGCTCGGCGAGCAGCGGGTGCTCGAGGCCTTCGAGGCGCGGTCCCCCGGCTCGGCCGAGGAGCTGCGCCGCTACCTCGTCTCCGCCCGGGAGGCGTCCGCGCTGGCCACCGACCACTTCCTCTACAACCCCTTCACCGATCCGACGACGCTGACGCACCGCGACATACTGCGCCGGGCGCCTCGCCTTGCGAGGCTGCTCGCCACCAGCCTGGAGTCCTTCGTCGCGGCGCGCTTCCGGGACCCCGTGCTCCGGCAGGCGCTCGGCTACCCGGCGGTATTCCTCGGCACCAGCCCAGCCGACGCACCGGCGATCTACCACCTGATGAGCGCCCTCGACCTCGGCGACGGCGTCGCCTACCCCATGGGCGGCTTCCACGAGCTCGTCAACCGGCTCCACGACCTGGCCGTCGGGGCCGGGGCGCGGATCACCACCGGCGCCGAGGTGACGCACATCGAGACCATGACGGGCGGACGCCGGCACCGGGCGCAGGCCGTCACCTGGCGTGACACCGACGGGGCACCTCGCCGGAGCGCGACGGACGTCGTCGTCTCCGCCGCCGACCTGCACCACACGGAGACCCGCCTGCTCGACCCGGCCGCCCGCTCCTACCCGGAGTCCTGGTGGCGGCGGCGCACCAGCGGCCCCGGCGCGGTGCTCGTCCTGCTGGGCGTCGAGGGCCAGCTGCCCCAGCTGCCGCACCACAGCCTGTTCTTCGCCCGCGACTGGGGAACCAACTTCGACGCCATCTTCGGTCGCTCGCCGCATGTGCCGGATCCCGCGTCGATGTACGTGTGTCGGCCGAGCGCCACCGACCCGGGCGTCGCCCCGCCCGGCCACGAGAACCTGTTCGTCCTGGTCCCGGTGCCCGCCGACGTGACGCTTGGCCACGGCGGCCCCGACGGCACCGGCAGCCCCGCCGTCGAGGCCACGGCCAACGCCGCCATCGCGCGGATCGCGGAGTGGGCGGGGATCGACGACCTCGCCGACCGCATCGTCTTGCGTCACACGATCGGGCCGGGCGACTTCGCGGACAGCTACAACTCGTGGATGGGCGGCATGCTCGGCCCGGCCCATATCCTCAGCCAGAGCGCCATGTTCCGGGCCGGGAACCGGTCGAAGCGCGTGGAGAACCTGTTCTACGCCGGCGGCACGACCAGTCCCGGCGTCGGGGTGCCGATGTGCCTGATCAGCGCCGAGCTCGTGCTCAAGCACCTGCGCGGGGACCGCACCGCCGGGCCCCTGCCGCGCCCGACGGGCGTCCGAGCATGA